A window from Candidatus Amarolinea dominans encodes these proteins:
- a CDS encoding TraR/DksA family transcriptional regulator, translating to MTRDDARLQRQLEVERRCLQEEIAHYEVQVRNHNPGLGNHMADDATDAFDQAAALTMNGSHNRALTDVDRALARLEAGTYGFCERCGEPIDFARLKALPSASLCIRCQVRAEQ from the coding sequence ATGACACGTGATGATGCCCGTCTGCAGCGGCAGCTTGAGGTGGAGCGCAGGTGCCTGCAGGAAGAAATCGCCCACTACGAAGTTCAGGTGCGCAACCACAATCCGGGCCTGGGCAACCACATGGCCGATGATGCCACGGACGCGTTCGATCAGGCCGCGGCGTTGACGATGAACGGATCGCACAATCGCGCCCTGACAGACGTGGATCGTGCGCTGGCGCGCCTGGAGGCCGGCACCTACGGCTTTTGTGAGCGCTGCGGCGAGCCGATTGACTTTGCCCGCCTCAAGGCCCTGCCCTCCGCCAGCCTGTGCATACGCTGCCAGGTGCGTGCCGAGCAATGA